From the Fulvia fulva chromosome 2, complete sequence genome, one window contains:
- a CDS encoding HC-toxin synthetase, translating into MLAIVKAGAAVLPLAPKDSNSRLQALIEHSECSLIVASPIQATRIKGLDLCKQSAGIQIMQIDADAIADCCRARRMPHSSSYAPIAPTLPSDLAYVLFTSGTSLHSKGMMYTEYTFDNSIQDVFGTLSAGGCIVVPSDAERANNLLEFCEVHHVNALHITPTVLRLHFAQPSTTSIQLKSLVIGGEPVRDHDLDILRQWAALCKDLRAFVAYGSTETCIDCIARQVTSSEALAPVNSIGSPISFLIWQTWLVSPLTQRLAPVGAQAELYVGGPAVARGYLPSNEVSQTGFLGFQDPFYGKSVNVEPKDQQPHIRFPHP; encoded by the exons ATGTTGGCGATCGTAAAGGCGGGCGCTGCCGTGCTCCCCCTGGCCCCAAAGGATTCGAACAGTCGCCTACAGGCCTTAATAGAGCATTCCGAATGCAGCTTGATTGTTGCGTCCCCAATTCAGGCCACACGGATCAAGGGCCTGGATCTGTGCAAGCAGTCGGCTGGGATTCAAATCATGCAGATCGACGCAGATGCGATTGCCGATTGCTGCAGAGCCAGGCGGATGCCGCATTCAAGCTCTTACGCTCCAATAGCGCCTACACTGCCATCAGATCTGGCTTACGTCTTGTTCACATCTGGGACTTCGTTGCACAGCAAAGGTATGATG TATACGGAGTATACTTTCGACAACAGCATTCAGGATGTGTTTGGCACCCTGAGTGCGGGCGGCTGCATCGTGGTTCCTTCCGACGCTGAGCGCGCCAACAATCTCCTCGAGTTTTGCGAGGTGCATCATGTCAACGCGCTTCACATAACACCTACCGTCTTGCGGCTTCATTTTGCCCAGCCGAGCACCACAAGCATCCAGCTCAAGTCCCTTGTCATTGGTGGCGAGCCTGTAAGGGACCACGATCTTGACATACTTCGCCAATGGGCAGCTTTGTGCAAAGATTTGCGAGCATTCGTGGCGTACGGCTCGACCGAGACATGTATCGACTGCATCGCTCGTCAGGTCACGTCGTCTGAGGCGCTCGCGCCTGTAAACTCCATCGGCTCTCCAATATCATTTCTAATATGGCAAACATGGCTCGTCAGTCCGCTGACCCAGCGATTGGCGCCTGTTGGTGCTCAGGCAGAACTGTACGTTGGAGGTCCGGCAGTCGCTCGAGGTTATCTTCCTTCCAATGAAGTATCTCAGACGGGCTTCCTTGGCTTTCAGGACCCATTTTACGGCAAATCCGTCAACGTTGAGCCAAAAGATCAACAGCCACACATCCGCTTTCCGCACCCGTGA
- a CDS encoding HC-toxin synthetase, whose product MSVLARAAWSLLVAHFLASHDIVYGVVINSAVPSAGGEAVTSPTQVAGPTNAVIPSRTRLDFDTMDVSTLLARLHQQSVEEHAHAHLGLTEIASLSTACKAACQFTTILVVYQTRTMNGNANEEEHFDLQNHHIFTRDRRLVSEPINLEGQEGFTPHALVISCHPFEQSNKDFLGIHVLFDSRLITKLTAETVLNGFSTLLHNILACSPETPLRSLSALSGAPNYGPSSLPGGIGEAPEPVSAFAHELISSSAMLRPQDEAIHSWDGSMTYYELECSSSAMATKLAAAQQTSADEWGVAFMLDRSKHALITILAILKAGCFFVPLDPQHPIIRLQNILRTVNVSMIVSQEKYQSILQELPCNHLLVEDVDFRRPAHENNTFASQTEEMQRIQDCVRVRRKDCDPAFCTSYVIFTSGSTGQPKGVVIKHEALSTALVALGRSPPLPERSRFLHIGNYVFDVAIYEILVTLLYGGTVCIPSEHERHFDLEGFIGSARVTDAATTPSVSRALDCEKICKSTGLQRLRLGGKAVGLQGRIRWNRPESDLPLHCIYGITEAAIANFHHPVRGNDVIYPRLIGKPINCKAWVRSVHNPSELALPEAVGELCLEGPVLAAGYLCDPVRTAEVFVTEPVWLPKDRAHELNKYSASKRRIYCTRDLVYADHQRQTVSFVRRKDDSRQFKLRGLRIDLQEIENAIENVSAAGVAVELLTPPGEQPFLCACVHCTELGNSKTPRTPFNLRDMRDALAQTLPSFMMPSYFVSLSSIPLSAVGKRDHTALRAMMESAIVSERASSRSLDTVLLTE is encoded by the coding sequence ATGTCCGTCCTTGCACGAGCAGCGTGGTCTTTGCTAGTGGCTCACTTCCTTGCGAGTCATGACATAGTCTATGGCGTCGTGATCAACAGCGCAGTACCCTCTGCGGGTGGTGAGGCTGTCACAAGCCCAACGCAAGTTGCAGGCCCAACTAACGCTGTGATACCCTCTCGCACTCGCCTAGACTTCGATACTATGGATGTGTCAACGTTATTGGCTCGACTTCACCAGCAAAGTGTGGAGGAGCATGCCCATGCCCATCTGGGACTCACAGAGATCGCTTCGCTTAGCACAGCATGCAAGGCAGCTTGTCAGTTCACCACGATTCTTGTGGTCTACCAGACTCGAACGATGAACGGCAACGCCAACGAAGAAGAGCACTTTGACCTCCAGAACCACCATATTTTCACCAGAGATCGGAGACTAGTGAGCGAGCCGATAAATCTGGAGGGTCAAGAAGGTTTTACTCCTCACGCTCTCGTCATCTCCTGTCATCCTTTCGAACAATCCAACAAGGACTTTCTTGGAATCCATGTACTATTCGATTCAAGGCTGATCACCAAGCTTACTGCTGAGACTGTGCTCAATGGTTTCTCTACGTTGCTTCATAACATCCTCGCGTGTTCGCCTGAAACACCACTCCGCAGCTTGTCGGCGCTGTCTGGAGCACCTAACTATGGACCATCTTCGCTCCCTGGCGGAATTGGCGAAGCGCCTGAGCCTGTATCAGCTTTTGCACACGAGTTGATCAGCTCATCAGCCATGTTGCGGCCGCAAGACGAAGCTATCCACAGTTGGGACGGGTCTATGACCTATTACGAACTCGAATGTTCATCTTCGGCAATGGCGACCAAATTAGCTGCGGCGCAACAGACATCAGCGGACGAGTGGGGAGTCGCTTTCATGCTGGATCGATCCAAGCACGCACTGATCACGATACTGGCGATACTGAAAGCCGGATGCTTTTTCGTACCGCTCGACCCTCAGCATCCAATCATTAGGCTCCAGAATATCCTTCGCACGGTCAATGTATCGATGATTGTGTCGCAGGAGAAGTATCAATCCATTCTGCAAGAGCTGCCGTGCAACCATCTACTGGTCGAGGACGTCGACTTTCGGCGACCGGCGCATGAGAACAACACCTTCGCCTCCCAGACGGAAGAGATGCAACGTATACAAGACTGCGTCCGTGTTCGCCGCAAGGATTGCGATCCAGCGTTTTGTACGAGCTACGTGATATTCACATCAGGCTCGACAGGACAGCCTAAAGGAGTTGTTATCAAACATGAAGCACTGAGTACTGCACTTGTGGCTCTTGGTCGATCTCCGCCCTTACCGGAGCGATCAAGATTTCTCCACATCGGGAACTACGTTTTTGATGTCGCCATCTATGAGATACTTGTGACATTGCTCTACGGCGGTACCGTATGCATTCCTTCGGAGCATGAACGCCATTTCGACTTGGAAGGCTTTATTGGCAGCGCTCGTGTCACGGATGCTGCCACGACTCCCTCTGTCTCCCGTGCCCTTGATTGCGAAAAGATATGTAAGTCTACAGGGCTGCAAAGACTGCGACTGGGAGGTAAAGCGGTTGGACTGCAGGGTCGCATTCGCTGGAACAGACCCGAGTCCGATCTTCCACTTCACTGCATCTACGGCATCACTGAGGCAGCCATAGCCAATTTTCACCATCCAGTACGTGGAAATGACGTGATATATCCACGACTGATTGGCAAGCCGATCAATTGTAAGGCTTGGGTCCGGAGTGTTCACAACCCATCGGAGCTCGCGCTACCAGAAGCCGTGGGCGAACTGTGCCTCGAGGGGCCTGTGCTGGCCGCAGGCTATCTGTGCGATCCCGTCAGGACTGCAGAAGTCTTCGTTACAGAGCCTGTATGGCTGCCAAAAGATCGTGCTCATGAGTTGAACAAATACAGTGCGTCCAAACGAAGAATCTATTGCACCAGAGACCTGGTGTACGCGGACCACCAACGCCAGACTGTAAGCTTCGTTCGCCGAAAAGACGACAGCCGTCAGTTCAAGCTTCGAGGACTACGCATAGATCTGCAAGAGATCGAAAATGCAATCGAGAACGTATCCGCCGCAGGTGTTGCTGTGGAATTATTGACACCTCCCGGCGAACAGCCGTTCCTATGTGCATGCGTGCATTGCACTGAGCTGGGGAACAGTAAAACTCCAAGAACGCCATTCAACTTGCGGGACATGCGGGATGCTTTGGCGCAGACACTACCGAGCTTCATGATGCCGAGCTACTTCGTCAGCTTGTCCTCAATTCCATTGAGTGCTGTTGGCAAACGAGACCATACTGCATTGCGCGCAATGATGGAATCCGCTATTGTGTCGGAGCGTGCTTCGTCCCGGTCCTTGGATACTGTATTGCTCACGGAATAG
- a CDS encoding Nonribosomal peptide synthetase yields MAQSPATQPSNEPVYITYTSGSTGHPKGVMIAQHAVTTGHQVHAMRMRINSSSRVLVLAAPAFDMAIENMFMTLFQGACMCVPSDTQKYSIDDLLDFAKTSRANWMSCTPSYLCLFRSEALYMMDAVLLGGEPIPRSIVESYTKCSSQGARIPTLMNGFGPSECALGCCILNEAISPQISDQCIGEGFRATTWIVNKDDVESLLPIGSTGELL; encoded by the coding sequence ATGGCACAGTCACCAGCCACGCAACCCTCAAACGAGCCTGTTTATATCACTTACACCTCTGGCTCCACTGGCCATCCCAAAGGCGTCATGATTGCTCAGCATGCAGTGACAACAGGCCATCAAGTCCATGCAATGCGCATGCGAATCAATAGCTCGTCACGGGTCCTGGTTCTTGCCGCACCAGCTTTCGATATGGCTATCGAGAACATGTTCATGACCCTCTTCCAGGGGGCATGTATGTGTGTTCCATCTGACACTCAGAAATATAGCATCGACGACTTATTGGACTTTGCCAAGACGAGTCGCGCAAATTGGATGAGTTGCACCCCATCGTACCTGTGCCTTTTTCGTTCGGAAGCTCTCTATATGATGGACGCCGTGCTTCTTGGGGGTGAGCCCATACCAAGATCCATCGTCGAGTCGTACACCAAGTGCTCATCGCAAGGAGCTCGCATCCCGACCCTCATGAATGGCTTCGGACCTAGCGAGTGCGCTTTGGGTTGCTGCATTCTGAACGAGGCTATATCACCACAAATTTCGGACCAATGCATCGGTGAAGGCTTCCGAGCCACAACCTGGATTGTCAATAAGGACGATGTCGAGAGCCTTTTACCTATCGGGTCTACCGGGGAGCTTCTTTGA
- a CDS encoding Apicidin F synthase produces MTTRACGRVPRLYKTGDLVRYGSDGQIFVVGRKDDQIKVNGIRTEPYEVENTLRSLLPQGLAGKSVIIVCLLKKFDLFAAFVCSGHDSSMNLDKPGTDSIADLITSASPLHHQVVECIRAHTSNVSYQTTPQLFIPISRVPYTTSGKTDRRALEHAASMLGKQQLLGLFTIPTAQHEEASSPLERQLADAWHHVLGIEFVGGGDNFFHLGGSSLTAIALINEVRRTMCMRLTMSIVFQHPVLHDMAEQLQGIDSGNVNSDRPLSNITGSVLDAATQNGIRVELAQSCALQPDAIEDAFPCTPMQETLMTATMHSMKTNEEARPYCMHAWHTLPDNIDGDRMRMAWQTVLARHEVLRSRIVHAPAHGTLLVICQRPESVRIWDDVSIMSIDDLGRRLEQTHFGYGTALFGVTIILQGPQRNRLVLSAHHAVYDGWSLRLIWDAVLKAYSGDAAIPAYPSIRFADFVAHLRAQPHETVIEFWKHQLNPLANRTGLVFPDVPSAHRPRTTQKLSRSLTSPTLEAWKAARNTGITMDTICHATWALVVALYSSSSVVTFGSTRTGRDSPLARIEELLGPTMTTVPFCLSLDRIGEITAGTFLKNVQRLLLSLAPHEHLGLQRISEISPHAKSACAFSSVLTVQAPRSTTVGRDRASVSVPIEHPSTQLGIHLLESVTKSGFHLLPLALQVFSDQHATNSHIEAYYDPVCISR; encoded by the coding sequence ATGACTACTCGAGCTTGTGGCCGAGTACCACGGCTCTACAAGACAGGCGATCTAGTCCGATACGGTTCGGATGGCCAAATTTTTGTCGTTGGCAGAAAAGATGACCAGATCAAGGTCAATGGTATTCGAACTGAGCCATACGAAGTTGAGAACACGTTGCGCAGTCTTCTCCCACAGGGACTTGCTGGCAAGTCGGTCATTATTGTTTGTCTTCTCAAAAAGTTCGACCTTTTCGCCGCCTTTGTGTGCAGTGGACATGATTCGAGTATGAACTTGGACAAGCCGGGTACAGATTCTATCGCGGACCTTATCACGTCAGCTTCGCCGTTGCACCACCAGGTCGTGGAGTGTATCCGAGCGCATACGTCGAATGTGTCGTATCAAACGACTCCACAACTTTTCATACCGATCTCGCGTGTCCCTTACACTACTTCTGGCAAGACGGATCGCAGAGCTTTAGAGCACGCTGCATCGATGCTCGGCAAGCAACAGCTCTTGGGACTGTTCACGATACCGACCGCTCAACATGAGGAAGCTAGCAGCCCATTGGAGCGTCAGCTCGCTGACGCTTGGCATCACGTGCTTGGGATCGAGTTCGTCGGTGGGGGCGATAACTTTTTCCACCTAGGAGGAAGTTCTCTTACGGCCATTGCATTAATAAACGAAGTGCGACGCACGATGTGTATGCGACTGACCATGTCGATCGTGTTCCAACACCCGGTGCTCCACGACATGGCAGAGCAATTGCAGGGCATTGATTCTGGCAATGTGAACTCTGATCGGCCGTTGTCTAACATAACAGGGTCAGTGCTCGATGCAGCCACTCAGAACGGCATTCGGGTTGAGTTGGCACAATCGTGCGCCTTGCAGCCCGATGCCATAGAAGACGCATTTCCCTGTACACCAATGCAAGAAACGCTCATGACCGCGACCATGCATTCGATGAAAACGAATGAAGAGGCACGACCCTACTGCATGCATGCGTGGCATACGCTACCTGACAATATTGATGGTGACAGAATGCGAATGGCTTGGCAAACTGTGCTTGCTAGACACGAGGTACTAAGGAGTCGTATCGTTCACGCGCCTGCTCACGGCACACTCCTGGTCATATGCCAACGACCAGAATCTGTTCGAATATGGGACGATGTCTCCATCATGAGCATAGATGACCTGGGGCGGCGGCTCGAACAGACTCACTTTGGTTATGGCACTGCGCTGTTTGGGGTGACTATCATCTTGCAAGGCCCACAAAGAAATCGACTCGTTCTCAGTGCGCACCACGCCGTCTACGATGGTTGGTCACTCAGACTCATCTGGGACGCTGTCTTGAAGGCTTATTCCGGTGATGCTGCAATTCCTGCCTACCCCTCAATCAGGTTCGCTGACTTCGTCGCTCATCTTCGAGCACAGCCTCACGAAACGGTCATCGAATTCTGGAAACATCAGCTCAATCCTCTTGCGAACAGGACAGGTCTGGTTTTCCCGGATGTTCCGAGCGCTCATCGACCCAGAACAACCCAAAAGCTCAGTCGATCACTCACATCCCCAACGCTCGAGGCCTGGAAGGCGGCTAGAAACACCGGAATTACCATGGACACAATCTGTCACGCTACGTGGGCTCTGGTAGTAGCGTTGTACTCTAGTTCTTCGGTCGTTACTTTTGGAAGCACGCGTACGGGACGAGACTCACCTCTAGCACGCATCGAGGAGTTGCTCGGTCCGACCATGACGACAGTGCCGTTCTGCCTTAGTCTCGACCGGATTGGCGAGATCACAGCGGGTACATTTCTGAAGAACGTGCAAAGGCTGCTCCTCAGTCTTGCGCCCCATGAACACCTTGGTCTCCAACGAATCTCGGAAATCAGCCCACACGCGAAATCCGCATGCGCCTTCAGCTCTGTGCTCACCGTGCAAGCTCCCAGAAGCACGACTGTCGGCAGGGACCGTGCGTCTGTATCAGTGCCCATCGAGCATCCGAGTACACAACTGGGTATTCATCTCCTCGAATCGGTCACGAAATCAGGGTTTCATCTATTGCCACTAGCCCTCCAAGTCTTCAGCGATCAACATGCGACGAACAGCCACATCGAAGCCTACTACGATCCAGTCTGTATTTCGCGCTAG